The Parashewanella spongiae genome has a window encoding:
- a CDS encoding ribose-phosphate pyrophosphokinase, whose amino-acid sequence MPDIKLFSGNATPSLAKKIADRLFCKLGDAEVGRFSDGEISIQINENVRGADAFIIQSTCAPTNDNLMELIVMVDALRRASAGRITAVIPYFGYARQDRRVRSARVPITAKVVADFLSSVGVDRVLTCDLHAEQIQGFFDVPVDNVFGSPVLLEDMVAKKLDNPVVVSPDIGGVVRARAVAKLLDDSDLAIIDKRRPQANVAQVMHIIGDVQDRDCIIVDDMIDTGGTLCKAAEALKEHGAKRVFAYATHPVFSGNAAQNIANSVIDEVIVTDTVPLSPEMKKIDKVTQLTMSAVLAEAIRRVSNEESISAMFKY is encoded by the coding sequence GTGCCCGACATCAAGCTTTTTTCTGGGAATGCTACTCCCAGCCTCGCAAAAAAGATTGCCGACCGTTTATTCTGTAAACTTGGAGACGCTGAAGTAGGCCGTTTTAGTGACGGTGAAATCAGTATCCAAATCAATGAGAATGTTCGTGGTGCTGATGCATTTATCATTCAATCGACTTGTGCTCCAACCAACGACAATTTAATGGAATTGATCGTTATGGTTGATGCCCTTCGTCGTGCTTCTGCTGGTCGTATTACCGCCGTAATTCCTTACTTCGGTTACGCTCGTCAAGATCGCCGTGTACGAAGTGCGCGTGTACCTATCACTGCTAAAGTTGTTGCTGACTTTTTATCTAGTGTTGGTGTCGACAGAGTATTAACTTGTGATTTGCATGCTGAGCAAATTCAAGGATTTTTCGACGTGCCTGTTGATAACGTTTTTGGTAGCCCAGTACTATTAGAAGATATGGTTGCCAAAAAACTCGACAATCCTGTTGTTGTTTCTCCTGACATTGGTGGTGTTGTACGTGCGCGTGCTGTTGCAAAACTGCTTGATGATTCTGATTTAGCCATCATTGATAAACGTCGCCCTCAAGCTAACGTTGCTCAAGTTATGCATATCATTGGTGATGTTCAAGACCGTGACTGCATTATTGTTGACGACATGATTGATACTGGCGGAACGCTTTGTAAAGCAGCCGAAGCTTTAAAAGAGCATGGTGCTAAGCGTGTATTCGCTTATGCCACTCACCCAGTATTTTCTGGTAATGCTGCACAAAACATCGCCAACTCAGTGATTGATGAAGTGATTGTTACTGATACGGTGCCATTAAGCCCAGAAATGAAAAAAATCGATAAAGTTACTCAGTTAACAATGTCTGCCGTTCTAGCTGAAGCGATTCGTCGTGTTAGTAACGAAGAGTCTATCTCTGCGATGTTTAAATATTAA
- a CDS encoding DUF2799 domain-containing protein, which produces MSKYISLFCAATILSGCQVISPKECQSTDWLSRGINDGNNGRSANILSEYIQACSEANITVDSKAWRSGYNTGIRSYCAPENGYTVGRQGLTYNGVCPNSEFLKNYNTGRSEYELEQQKQELRNEIAQLKNQLASETDREKKKTLKQDIKQLEKRLDNLHRPNISFEISL; this is translated from the coding sequence ATGAGTAAATATATATCCTTATTTTGTGCGGCAACCATCCTCTCTGGATGCCAAGTTATTTCACCTAAAGAATGTCAATCAACAGATTGGTTAAGCCGCGGCATTAACGACGGTAATAATGGCCGTTCAGCCAATATTTTGAGCGAATATATTCAAGCTTGTTCTGAAGCCAATATAACTGTTGATTCAAAGGCGTGGAGAAGTGGTTACAACACAGGAATTAGGTCTTATTGCGCCCCAGAAAACGGTTATACCGTAGGTCGTCAAGGCCTTACTTATAATGGTGTTTGCCCTAACAGTGAATTTTTAAAAAACTATAACACTGGACGTAGTGAATACGAATTAGAACAGCAAAAACAAGAGCTTCGCAATGAGATAGCGCAACTAAAAAATCAACTCGCATCTGAAACCGATAGAGAAAAAAAGAAGACCTTAAAGCAAGACATCAAACAACTCGAGAAACGGTTGGATAATTTACACAGACCAAATATATCATTTGAAATTAGCTTATAA
- the serA gene encoding phosphoglycerate dehydrogenase: protein MKHSLEKDKIKILLLEGLHQSSVEVFQREGYSNIEYHKSSLVGNELNEAIKDAHFIGIRSRTQLTSEVISQAEKLIGIGCFCIGTNQVDLDAAANAGIPVFNAPFSNTRSVAELVIGEIIMLMRGIPERNAKAHRGEWLKSAVGSHEIRGKTLGIIGYGHIGTQLGIMAETLGMNVTFYDTEDKLPLGNAKQVSKLPELLAQADVVSLHVPETAQTKNMISTNEFSMMKPNCKFINASRGTVVDIPALAKAIESKHLAGAAIDVFPIEPKSNNDEFSSPLREFDNVILSPHVGGSTMEAQQNIGIEVAGKLVKYSDNGSTVTAVNFPDVSLSSHTGRSRLLHIHINKPGILIQINQAFSDKGINIAAQHLQTKGDIGYVVMEVDTIQADNALEQLKLIEGTIRARVLY from the coding sequence GTGAAACATTCTCTAGAAAAAGACAAAATTAAAATTCTACTACTTGAAGGGCTTCACCAATCTTCTGTTGAGGTGTTTCAACGGGAAGGCTATAGCAACATTGAGTACCATAAATCTTCTTTGGTAGGAAACGAGCTTAACGAAGCCATAAAAGACGCTCATTTCATTGGGATCCGTTCACGCACACAACTTACTTCTGAAGTCATTTCTCAAGCAGAAAAGCTCATCGGAATTGGCTGTTTTTGTATTGGTACTAACCAAGTTGATTTAGATGCCGCCGCGAACGCAGGTATTCCAGTGTTTAATGCGCCTTTTTCAAATACTCGTAGTGTGGCTGAGCTTGTGATTGGTGAAATCATCATGTTGATGCGTGGCATTCCAGAGCGTAACGCCAAAGCTCACCGTGGTGAATGGTTAAAAAGCGCAGTAGGCAGTCATGAGATACGCGGTAAAACCCTAGGTATCATAGGTTATGGTCATATTGGTACACAATTAGGTATTATGGCTGAAACCTTAGGTATGAATGTCACTTTTTATGATACTGAAGATAAATTGCCTCTTGGTAACGCAAAACAAGTCAGTAAGCTCCCTGAACTCCTAGCGCAAGCCGACGTTGTGAGCCTACATGTTCCTGAAACTGCGCAAACCAAGAACATGATAAGTACCAATGAATTTTCAATGATGAAGCCAAACTGCAAGTTTATTAATGCTTCACGGGGTACAGTTGTCGATATTCCAGCCTTGGCCAAAGCGATAGAATCCAAACACCTTGCTGGTGCTGCTATCGATGTTTTTCCAATTGAACCTAAGTCTAACAATGATGAATTCTCAAGTCCGCTTCGTGAATTCGACAACGTGATCCTTTCACCTCATGTCGGTGGTAGTACAATGGAAGCGCAGCAAAATATAGGGATTGAAGTTGCTGGTAAACTGGTGAAATATTCAGACAATGGCTCAACAGTAACCGCCGTTAACTTTCCTGATGTATCACTCTCATCACATACAGGCCGCTCACGCCTGTTACACATCCACATCAATAAACCAGGCATTTTAATCCAAATTAACCAAGCGTTTTCAGACAAAGGCATCAACATTGCCGCGCAGCACCTACAAACAAAAGGTGATATAGGTTATGTGGTCATGGAAGTGGATACCATTCAAGCGGATAATGCACTGGAACAGTTAAAACTTATCGAAGGTACGATACGAGCTAGAGTGCTTTATTAA
- the pcnB gene encoding polynucleotide adenylyltransferase PcnB codes for MPRNAHTISRNQISENALKVLYRLHKSGFKAYLVGGGVRDILLGLAPKDFDVVTNAKPEEIKGLFRNSRLVGRRFRLAHIVFGRDVIEVATFRGHHNKSNDKISKSNAEGRLLRDNVYGTIEEDAERRDFTVNALYYDISDFSIRSYGGGIRDIQAGVIKMIGDPETRYREDPVRMIRAARFATKLNMQIAPETAEPIIRLSSLLQDIPAARMFEEVLKLFFSGKALKTFQLMNEHQLFTPLFPQITQLLAEDPQSPLAAMLEQVFKNTDTRIKEGKTVNPAFFYAAVLWYPLQQKARDIALESGLSVYDANIAAMGDVMEQQCQTIGIPRRFSTQSKDIWQLQLRLERNTGTRGFKLLEHPKFRAGYDLLLLRSEFETKEVKKLAAWWKSFVEASEEDRPDIARKAAKSGNRSRNSKPRRRRKPTASKSAKE; via the coding sequence ATTCCCAGAAACGCGCATACAATTTCAAGAAACCAAATCAGTGAAAATGCCTTAAAAGTGCTTTATCGGCTTCACAAATCAGGCTTTAAGGCCTATTTAGTTGGTGGCGGTGTACGTGATATTTTATTGGGGCTTGCACCAAAAGACTTTGATGTTGTCACGAACGCAAAACCTGAAGAAATTAAAGGCTTGTTCAGAAATAGCCGTTTAGTTGGTCGACGCTTCCGTTTAGCACACATTGTATTTGGCCGTGACGTCATCGAGGTAGCGACTTTCCGAGGACACCACAATAAGAGCAACGATAAAATATCCAAGTCCAATGCGGAAGGTCGCTTATTAAGAGATAACGTTTATGGCACCATCGAAGAAGACGCTGAGCGCCGCGATTTCACAGTAAATGCTTTGTATTATGATATCAGTGATTTTTCTATTCGCAGCTACGGTGGTGGTATTCGAGATATTCAAGCTGGCGTGATCAAAATGATTGGCGATCCTGAAACTCGTTATCGTGAAGATCCTGTAAGGATGATCCGCGCCGCCCGTTTCGCGACCAAATTAAACATGCAAATCGCCCCTGAAACCGCTGAGCCTATTATTCGTTTATCCTCGTTACTTCAAGACATTCCCGCAGCAAGAATGTTTGAAGAAGTCCTTAAATTATTCTTTAGTGGAAAGGCGTTAAAAACCTTTCAATTGATGAATGAGCATCAACTTTTCACTCCGTTATTTCCGCAAATAACTCAATTGCTTGCTGAAGATCCACAATCTCCCTTAGCCGCTATGTTAGAGCAAGTATTTAAAAATACCGACACACGTATTAAAGAAGGTAAAACCGTTAACCCTGCATTCTTTTATGCCGCCGTGCTTTGGTATCCTTTGCAGCAAAAAGCTCGAGATATTGCTTTAGAAAGTGGATTATCAGTATACGATGCAAACATCGCTGCGATGGGTGATGTAATGGAGCAACAATGCCAAACCATAGGCATTCCAAGACGTTTTAGCACGCAATCAAAAGATATTTGGCAATTACAACTACGACTTGAGCGAAATACCGGTACACGCGGATTTAAATTGCTTGAGCATCCTAAGTTTCGCGCAGGTTACGACTTATTATTACTTCGAAGTGAATTTGAAACCAAGGAAGTCAAAAAGCTGGCTGCGTGGTGGAAAAGCTTTGTTGAAGCTTCAGAAGAAGACCGCCCAGATATTGCTCGAAAAGCAGCAAAGTCAGGTAATCGAAGCCGAAACTCGAAGCCGAGGCGACGTCGTAAGCCGACAGCAAGCAAATCAGCGAAAGAGTAA
- the folK gene encoding 2-amino-4-hydroxy-6-hydroxymethyldihydropteridine diphosphokinase, whose amino-acid sequence MATVFIALGANMDNPKQQLDNASLALETIADKLSYTISPYYRSVPMGDVMQPDYLNAVASFTTQLSPSELLGKLQEVEQQQGRQRLVRWGPRTLDLDILLYDNLKISTESLTIPHYGMKSRGFVLIPLLDIAPSLVLPCGTFVESLINEEMNKDLQRFDTDPCSAL is encoded by the coding sequence ATGGCTACAGTCTTCATCGCCCTTGGGGCCAATATGGATAACCCAAAACAGCAGTTAGATAATGCAAGCCTTGCACTAGAAACGATTGCTGACAAACTAAGTTATACCATTTCACCTTATTACCGCTCGGTACCAATGGGGGATGTTATGCAGCCTGATTATTTAAACGCCGTTGCTTCGTTTACCACTCAACTGTCTCCTTCTGAATTGCTCGGCAAGTTACAAGAGGTTGAACAACAACAAGGTCGGCAAAGATTAGTTCGCTGGGGACCAAGAACGTTAGATCTTGATATCTTACTGTACGACAATCTAAAAATCAGCACTGAAAGCCTCACCATTCCTCATTATGGCATGAAATCAAGAGGGTTTGTTTTGATCCCTCTTTTGGATATCGCCCCATCGCTTGTTCTTCCATGTGGTACGTTTGTGGAAAGTCTAATTAACGAAGAAATGAACAAAGATTTGCAACGTTTCGACACAGATCCTTGCAGCGCATTGTAA
- the panB gene encoding 3-methyl-2-oxobutanoate hydroxymethyltransferase yields MSKVTSSTLFKYKQEGKKFSALTAYDSSFASAFDQEGIDVLLVGDSLGMVVQGKADTIPVTNQDVAYHTRCVSNAVDRALLIADMPFMSYATPEQAMTNATELMQAGASMIKMEGGHWLLETITMLTERGIPVCAHLGLTPQSVHVFGGFKIQGRDEENAKRIIEEAKAIEKAGAQLLVLECIPTDLAKTITETLSIPVIGIGAGADTDGQILVMHDIFGISSGYIPRFSKNYLSQTGDIRLAVKAFIQEVSDGTFPSESHTFN; encoded by the coding sequence ATGTCAAAAGTAACCAGCTCAACTCTGTTTAAATACAAACAGGAAGGTAAGAAGTTTTCCGCCCTCACCGCTTACGACTCAAGCTTTGCCAGTGCATTTGATCAAGAAGGCATTGATGTTTTGTTAGTGGGTGACTCTCTTGGCATGGTGGTTCAAGGAAAAGCCGATACAATTCCTGTTACTAATCAAGATGTCGCCTATCATACCCGTTGCGTGAGTAACGCCGTAGATCGTGCTCTATTGATTGCAGACATGCCTTTTATGAGTTATGCCACTCCAGAGCAGGCTATGACGAATGCTACCGAGCTTATGCAAGCGGGTGCGAGCATGATAAAGATGGAGGGTGGGCATTGGTTGCTTGAAACCATTACCATGCTGACAGAGCGTGGCATACCCGTTTGTGCTCACTTAGGTTTGACGCCTCAATCTGTTCACGTTTTTGGTGGATTTAAAATTCAAGGACGCGACGAAGAAAACGCCAAACGTATAATCGAAGAAGCGAAAGCCATTGAAAAAGCAGGCGCGCAACTCTTAGTGCTTGAATGTATTCCAACTGACTTAGCAAAAACGATTACAGAAACACTATCTATCCCTGTGATTGGAATTGGCGCAGGCGCAGATACCGACGGACAAATACTGGTCATGCATGATATTTTTGGTATCAGTAGTGGTTATATTCCACGTTTCTCAAAAAATTATCTATCACAAACTGGTGATATTCGATTAGCCGTCAAAGCGTTTATTCAAGAAGTTTCTGACGGAACCTTCCCAAGTGAATCACATACATTTAATTAA
- the panC gene encoding pantoate--beta-alanine ligase → MISTSDIDVIRRQVRSWHAAGETVAFVPTMGNLHQGHISLVTEGLEHADHLVASIFVNPMQFAAHEDLDTYPRTLDEDLQALQAVGTELVFTPTSDIIYPQGIEHHTKVLIPEDTIGDCGEAQSRPGFFVGVATVVLKLFNIVQPDVAVFGRKDYQQLVVIQTLVNDLALPIKVIGVDTYREPNGLAMSSRNNYLTTEQKEQAAVIKKSMDRLTHQLQSHQDTEAAITDAKQQIQDAGLQPDYITIRNAHTLQTVSEDDNELVVMVAAKLGSTRLIDNQCFNIYTHDT, encoded by the coding sequence ATGATTTCCACATCCGATATTGATGTTATTAGACGCCAAGTACGATCTTGGCACGCTGCAGGTGAAACCGTCGCGTTTGTTCCTACAATGGGTAATTTGCACCAAGGTCACATTTCATTGGTTACTGAAGGCCTTGAACATGCCGATCATCTTGTCGCATCAATCTTCGTCAACCCAATGCAATTTGCCGCGCACGAAGACTTAGACACTTATCCACGAACCCTCGATGAAGATTTGCAAGCGCTTCAAGCCGTCGGAACAGAATTAGTCTTTACACCAACATCAGACATTATCTACCCTCAAGGCATTGAGCATCATACAAAAGTTTTGATCCCTGAAGACACTATTGGCGATTGTGGCGAAGCGCAAAGCCGACCTGGTTTTTTTGTTGGAGTCGCAACCGTAGTATTGAAACTCTTTAATATTGTGCAGCCAGACGTAGCTGTTTTTGGCCGCAAAGACTATCAACAACTCGTAGTCATCCAAACCTTAGTCAATGATTTAGCGTTGCCGATAAAAGTCATAGGCGTAGATACTTATCGAGAGCCAAACGGTCTTGCCATGAGTTCCCGCAATAATTACTTAACCACTGAGCAAAAAGAACAAGCGGCTGTAATAAAAAAATCCATGGATAGGCTCACTCATCAATTACAATCACACCAAGATACTGAGGCGGCCATTACAGATGCAAAACAGCAAATTCAAGATGCAGGCCTACAACCAGACTACATTACGATCCGCAATGCCCATACGTTACAAACGGTAAGCGAAGATGATAATGAATTGGTTGTCATGGTCGCCGCCAAGTTAGGCAGTACTCGGCTGATTGATAATCAGTGTTTTAATATCTATACCCATGATACCTAA
- a CDS encoding IS110 family transposase translates to MSTVLQVKDNAKFVNLYIAFELSSKTWKLGFSNGEKKRVKTIDSRDWKALHHEIALAKEKLFCVENCKVISCYEAGRDGFWIHRALIKDGIENHVIDSASIEVSRKQKKVKTDRVDVIALLRLLMRYHSGEQEALNIINVPNVEAEDKRRINRERERLVKERGSHSARIKSLLCLHGISVENISKLKGKVNQLKTAVLNKPLPTDLVTEIERELDRHEIVDKQIKAIEKLQKQRVLDDCDDASQKINQLMQLKGVGWQSSWVLVTEFFHWREFKNAKQVGACAGMTPTPYDSGDSQREQGICKSGNRRIRKIMVELSWFWLRYQPKSELSLWFEQRFAHGSKRMRRIGIVAMARKLLIKLWKYLEHGEVPSGATMSL, encoded by the coding sequence ATGAGCACCGTCCTTCAAGTAAAAGATAACGCAAAATTTGTTAATTTGTACATTGCTTTTGAACTTAGCAGTAAAACTTGGAAGCTTGGCTTTTCAAATGGTGAAAAAAAGAGAGTCAAAACGATTGATTCCCGAGACTGGAAAGCCCTACATCATGAAATAGCCTTAGCAAAAGAAAAGCTATTCTGCGTTGAAAACTGCAAAGTCATTAGCTGTTACGAAGCAGGTAGAGACGGATTCTGGATACACAGAGCGTTAATTAAAGACGGCATCGAAAATCATGTGATTGACTCAGCCAGTATTGAAGTCAGCCGAAAACAGAAGAAAGTCAAAACCGATAGAGTTGATGTGATTGCTTTGCTCCGTTTACTGATGCGTTATCACTCTGGAGAGCAAGAAGCTTTAAATATCATCAATGTTCCAAATGTAGAAGCTGAAGATAAGCGACGAATTAACCGAGAGCGAGAACGATTAGTAAAAGAGCGTGGCAGTCACAGCGCACGAATTAAGTCACTTCTGTGTTTGCATGGTATCAGCGTGGAAAATATCTCTAAACTAAAGGGGAAAGTTAATCAACTTAAGACGGCGGTTCTCAATAAGCCTTTACCGACAGATTTAGTGACGGAAATAGAGCGAGAACTTGATAGGCATGAAATTGTCGACAAGCAAATTAAAGCAATTGAGAAATTACAAAAACAACGTGTTCTTGATGACTGTGATGACGCATCGCAAAAAATTAATCAGCTCATGCAGCTTAAAGGCGTAGGCTGGCAATCGAGCTGGGTATTAGTAACAGAGTTTTTCCATTGGCGAGAATTTAAAAACGCTAAACAAGTGGGAGCTTGTGCAGGAATGACACCAACGCCTTACGATAGTGGTGACAGTCAAAGAGAGCAAGGCATTTGCAAGTCAGGTAATCGACGAATACGAAAGATTATGGTTGAACTCAGTTGGTTTTGGTTACGGTATCAACCCAAATCAGAATTGAGTTTATGGTTCGAACAGCGTTTCGCTCATGGCAGTAAACGAATGAGACGCATCGGCATTGTTGCTATGGCACGTAAACTTCTTATCAAACTGTGGAAGTATTTAGAGCATGGAGAAGTGCCATCAGGTGCAACGATGTCACTTTAA
- a CDS encoding DUF4124 domain-containing protein, whose amino-acid sequence MARFAISILGILMAHSVSASTIFKCIKDDKIVFSQIVCPNEFKQHTIEYQLGVTTETDSDKVATKQDPLHTILNDKTISREKLLMLIKGEISRLHQENSYHEVLRSSELQKLERKRYWQEKEKNDPEHIKGIKKINEHFNSMNAINDTTIKVLSERYQQIE is encoded by the coding sequence ATGGCACGGTTTGCTATTTCAATATTAGGGATACTGATGGCTCACTCAGTATCTGCAAGCACCATTTTTAAGTGCATAAAAGACGATAAAATTGTCTTTTCTCAGATCGTTTGTCCTAATGAATTTAAACAGCATACAATTGAATACCAACTCGGGGTAACAACAGAAACAGATTCTGACAAAGTTGCTACGAAACAAGATCCCCTTCATACCATATTGAATGATAAAACGATTTCCCGTGAAAAGTTGCTTATGCTCATCAAAGGCGAAATCTCCCGTTTACATCAGGAGAATAGTTACCATGAAGTATTACGTTCTAGTGAATTACAAAAGTTAGAGCGAAAACGCTATTGGCAAGAGAAGGAAAAGAACGATCCTGAGCACATTAAAGGCATAAAGAAAATCAATGAGCACTTTAATTCAATGAACGCGATTAACGACACTACCATAAAAGTCTTATCAGAACGTTACCAACAAATTGAGTGA
- a CDS encoding ABC transporter permease yields the protein MLSLYFVAFRSLLKKEINRFTRIWIQTLVPPAITMTLYFLIFGNLVGSRIGEMGGVSYMEFIAPGLIMMSVITSSYSNVASSFYSAKFQHNIEEIMVAPVPHYVMIAGYVGGGVARGLCVGLIVTCVALFFVDLELHSPLLVALTVLLTSILFALGGLVNAIFAKSFDDVSIVPTFVLTPLTYLGGVFYSLSLLPDFWKAVSAINPVVYMINVFRYGFLGFADISIPLSIAVMIGFCTGLWLVAYYLISRGIGLRT from the coding sequence ATGCTGTCGTTATACTTCGTGGCTTTTAGAAGCTTATTAAAAAAAGAAATCAATCGTTTTACGCGAATTTGGATTCAAACTCTAGTGCCGCCTGCCATCACCATGACTTTGTATTTTCTAATTTTTGGTAATTTAGTCGGCAGCAGAATTGGTGAAATGGGCGGAGTGTCTTATATGGAGTTTATTGCTCCAGGTTTGATCATGATGTCCGTAATCACCAGTTCATATTCTAATGTTGCCAGTTCATTTTATAGTGCTAAATTTCAGCATAATATTGAAGAAATTATGGTAGCGCCTGTACCGCATTACGTCATGATTGCTGGCTATGTCGGTGGCGGTGTAGCAAGAGGTTTATGTGTTGGTTTGATTGTCACTTGTGTTGCACTGTTTTTTGTTGATCTTGAGCTGCACTCGCCCTTGCTAGTGGCTCTCACGGTTTTGCTCACCTCGATATTATTTGCTTTAGGTGGACTGGTGAATGCCATTTTCGCTAAGAGCTTTGATGATGTGAGTATCGTGCCGACGTTTGTGTTAACCCCGTTAACTTACCTTGGTGGCGTGTTTTACTCATTGTCGTTATTACCTGATTTTTGGAAAGCGGTATCTGCCATTAACCCTGTTGTATATATGATCAATGTATTTCGTTATGGCTTTTTAGGCTTTGCGGATATTAGTATTCCGCTGTCCATTGCGGTCATGATTGGCTTCTGTACAGGTTTGTGGCTTGTTGCGTATTATTTGATATCACGAGGTATCGGGTTACGCACTTAG
- a CDS encoding ABC transporter ATP-binding protein, with amino-acid sequence MVTKTLALEISNLKKTYKGGVEAVKGMSLQVQQGDFFALLGPNGAGKSTTIGIISSLVQKSSGTVKVFEHDIDKQLEEAKLSIGLVPQEFNFNQFETVLQIVTNQAGYYGVGKKLAVERAEVYLTQLELWEKRHSPARELSGGMKRRLMIARALMHQPKLLILDEPTAGVDIELRRSMWDFLKKINNEGVTIILTTHYLEEAELLCRNIGIIDKGQLIECTSMKKLLGKLNVETFVFDVEKSCKQAPELESMPCRLVDEYTLEVDLTKGQNLNGLFAQLTTHDISVVSMRNKSNRLEELFVGLLNSAQENN; translated from the coding sequence TTGGTGACTAAAACACTCGCCTTAGAAATAAGTAATTTAAAAAAGACCTACAAAGGCGGAGTCGAAGCCGTTAAGGGCATGAGCTTGCAAGTGCAGCAAGGCGATTTTTTTGCGCTATTAGGCCCAAATGGTGCAGGGAAATCTACAACCATTGGCATTATCAGTTCACTGGTACAAAAAAGTTCAGGAACCGTTAAAGTTTTTGAACACGACATTGATAAGCAGTTAGAAGAAGCCAAATTATCAATCGGTCTGGTGCCACAAGAATTTAATTTTAACCAGTTTGAGACTGTGCTGCAGATTGTCACTAATCAAGCTGGGTATTACGGTGTTGGCAAAAAGTTGGCCGTTGAACGTGCAGAAGTGTATTTGACTCAGTTGGAATTGTGGGAGAAACGCCATTCGCCAGCCAGAGAGCTTTCAGGCGGGATGAAGCGACGCTTGATGATCGCAAGAGCTCTGATGCATCAACCAAAGTTATTGATTTTAGATGAGCCAACGGCTGGTGTGGATATTGAATTGCGCCGCTCCATGTGGGATTTTCTTAAAAAGATTAACAACGAAGGCGTCACGATTATTTTGACGACTCACTATCTTGAAGAGGCGGAGTTGCTTTGTCGTAATATTGGCATTATCGATAAAGGGCAATTAATTGAATGCACTAGCATGAAAAAACTCTTGGGTAAACTGAACGTAGAAACCTTTGTGTTTGATGTTGAGAAAAGCTGCAAACAAGCACCAGAGTTAGAGTCAATGCCTTGTCGGTTAGTCGATGAGTACACCTTAGAAGTCGACTTAACGAAAGGACAGAATTTGAATGGATTATTTGCTCAGTTGACAACTCATGATATCTCGGTTGTCTCAATGCGCAATAAATCGAATCGTCTAGAAGAACTTTTTGTTGGCTTATTGAATTCAGCACAGGAAAATAACTAA
- the hpt gene encoding hypoxanthine phosphoribosyltransferase, giving the protein MKHTTEVMISQAEIEQMLDKLAEQINEHYKEHKRLLMIGLLKGSVVFLSDLCRRIQGHVEIDFMSVSSYGNSMNSSRDVKVLKDVQSDIAGRDVLIVEDLIDSGNTLNKVREMLRLREPKSLAICTLLDKPERREIDVHVDFVGKTIPDEFIVGYGIDYAEQYRNLPYIAKIVPVD; this is encoded by the coding sequence ATGAAACACACGACAGAAGTGATGATCTCGCAAGCCGAAATAGAGCAAATGCTGGATAAATTAGCCGAACAAATCAACGAGCATTATAAAGAGCATAAACGCTTATTAATGATTGGTTTGTTAAAGGGCTCGGTAGTCTTTTTATCTGATCTTTGCCGTCGTATTCAAGGACATGTCGAAATCGACTTTATGTCTGTTTCAAGTTATGGCAATAGTATGAACAGTTCTCGTGATGTAAAAGTATTGAAAGATGTTCAATCTGACATTGCAGGCCGTGATGTGTTGATCGTGGAAGATTTGATTGATTCAGGAAATACCTTAAATAAAGTACGAGAAATGTTAAGGCTTAGAGAACCAAAAAGCTTAGCCATTTGTACACTACTGGATAAGCCTGAACGCCGTGAAATTGATGTTCATGTTGATTTTGTGGGTAAAACTATTCCTGATGAATTCATTGTTGGTTATGGTATTGATTATGCTGAGCAATATCGTAACCTTCCTTATATTGCTAAAATAGTTCCTGTCGATTAA